The Petrotoga sibirica DSM 13575 genome includes a window with the following:
- a CDS encoding histidinol phosphate phosphatase domain-containing protein: MNKLYDFHTHTILSDGELICSEQIRHAQIHGYTAIAISDHVDESNIDFVLNSLNKFVDNESSYFEGIKILKGVEITHVPPLLIDNLAKHAKENGADIVLVHGETIVEPVFKKTNYYAVTSKYVDILAHPGLISEEEVALAAKNGVFLELSARKGHSLSNGHVRKLAQKYEAKLLVNSDAHGPDDFLDYDFSLKVALSAGLSIEEAKKIVEKNPLELL, encoded by the coding sequence TTGAATAAACTTTATGATTTTCACACACACACAATTTTGAGTGACGGAGAATTAATATGTAGCGAACAGATAAGGCATGCACAAATTCATGGTTATACGGCTATTGCAATATCTGATCATGTGGATGAATCCAACATCGATTTTGTTTTAAACAGTTTGAACAAATTCGTTGATAATGAAAGTAGCTACTTTGAAGGGATCAAGATTTTAAAAGGAGTTGAAATCACTCACGTTCCTCCTTTACTGATAGATAATCTTGCAAAACATGCAAAAGAAAACGGAGCTGATATTGTATTGGTTCACGGAGAAACTATAGTCGAACCAGTATTTAAAAAAACTAATTATTACGCCGTAACGTCAAAGTATGTGGATATCTTAGCTCACCCCGGCTTAATTAGTGAGGAAGAAGTAGCCCTTGCTGCAAAAAACGGAGTCTTTTTGGAATTAAGTGCCAGAAAAGGCCATAGCTTATCCAATGGGCATGTGAGAAAATTGGCTCAAAAATATGAAGCAAAATTACTAGTAAATAGTGACGCTCATGGGCCCGATGATTTCTTGGACTATGATTTTAGTTTAAAAGTTGCTTTATCGGCTGGTTTAAGTATAGAAGAGGCAAAAAAGATTGTCGAAAAAAATCCCTTGGAATTATTGTAG